The segment AATCTGCTGGATCATAAGATACTCACCCCGCAATATCCATAGGGATAAAGCCGACCACGAAAACGAGCATATTTCATGGTGTGCGGGGAAATGCCATTTTCGGCATCACGCTCATGCTTGTGGTTGCGGAACATTTGCTTCATTTGTTCTGCCGTCCAGCGCAGTCCCTCTTCTTCACCCAGATAGGGGTACGCCAGCGACTTGGCAAAAAAGCCGGAGCCGCCGCCCAGGATCAGGTGTGGCTGCTGCGGCAGGTTGACGGCACCGCTCGGCGGGGTGAAGTGCCTGCTATACGTCTGCTCGTAATAAGTATCAAACTGCTGAATGGCCTCCAGAAGGGACTCTTTGGTAATGCGCCCCTTCAGCACCGACTGATCCAGCGTCAGCTTGAAGCGGACCTTAGTGCCGGACGCGGCGCATTCCCGACACATGGGGATGCCGCGATTACTGCCCTTCGCAAAGGAACCGTTCACAAGTGCATCAAATTTTCCGACAAGGACCATCTGCGCATCCGGGATGGGGGCACTGTCGGAGACCTGAATGCCACGGAAAATGCTGTTGACGGCGTCCGAAGCGATGCTTCCATGCAGATGCAGCTGGTTGACATATTTCTCTTCCGGAAAGGCGGCTCGGCGGTTTTGTTCAAGGCTGTGTCCGGTGCTGCGGTCAGCCAATACCGCACTCAGCAGCCATGCGGTACGCAGCGCACCCTTGATGCTGCTGCCGGGAATGTAGGCATGACCTTGCGCATCACGCTGGAAAGCATGGATCTCTTTCAGCGAGTGCTCCGCATCCAGGGCGTCCCCCACCTCGATCTGATAGCGCGTCAGCGTTTTCAGTTCTGCATCGGAAATGCCGCAGTCTTTGGTCAGAAAGGCCCAGAGATTGGACTGCTCGCTAAGCATAAACTGTCCGTACTTGTCCACCAGATCGTGCTCGACCAGAAAACTGAAAAATTTTTGCTCGTCCAGAAAGGAGACTTTGCCATTGCGGGTGTTGTACATGTACTCTTTTTTGGTATAGCTGCTGCCGTTGCCAACAAACAGAGGTGCCCATACATTCAGAGTAAGGTCAAAGATCTGCAGATGATCCTGCTGAATCATAATGTCACCCCCATAAAGATTGGCTTGGAATAGCGGTATACCGGATGCACATCCGACAAACCAACATCATACAAAGCACCCTGATAACGATTTTGCAGGACAGATCCTGCCGAAAGGGCATACTGCGTTTTTTTCTTCAGTGGAGTTTCCACACGATCGGATGCCATGAAGCCGCTGCGGCGCACCAGCTGGAAGGAGGCACCCTCTAATGCATGATCCAGTTCATCTGTCTGCGGCAGGCTGGTACTCAGCAGCAGATAAGGAGCATGCTCGGAAGAAAGTGCATGATACATCCACTCCGTCTGATCGTCAAAAGGTTCGTTCAGATAAATCTTGTCTACAACATGGAACTTTCCATAACCAGAGCTGACTTTGCCGCCGATGCCGGTAGCGCCCAGCCAATCCAGCAGATACTCCAGATCTTCATCCTGACCATCTTCGGTAAATCCGCAGATGAAATACAGTCCGCAGTCCGGCGCAAAACGGAACAGTCCAACCTGATACGGCATGGTATCCCCCTGCATGGGAACGGCTGCCTTGGTCTGCTCATAGTGGGTGCCAAAACTTTCCGGTTGCTCGTCAGGGGTAAAATGACCTTCATGCAGGCTTCTGGCGTAGCGGTCAAATTCCAACACAGGGATCCAGGCTAGCTTTTTTACCTTTTTACGCAGGGTGGTTTCTACCTCCTCGGTGGATTCTGACGCGGCAATGGGCTTTGGCAGGTAAAACGTTTCGCCATACCAGGGCATTGTATCGCTGAGCAGGAATTTTCCCTGCCGGACCTGCGCACAAAGCTGTTCTAAGGCTTCTTCTCCGTGCTGGACGAGGGTCTCATGGCAGAGGGCAGAAAACAGGGTATCTGCCCGCAGGGTTTCTTCGGAGGTATAAAGCGACAATGCAGAGTCGGCCCCTCCAAAATGAACAGCTGTGTCAAATTGAAGCTTAAACAGAAAATAGTTCATAACTATCCACCTCATCAAAGAGGGATTTCAGGCGGCTGAGATCCGCCTGCGCGCCATAGCCTTCCAGCGCAAAGTTTTTCAGGCTGACACGGCCGCTGCCGCGGGAACCATGGCCGCCCAGATAATCCATCTGCAGCAGCTTCATGCCTTTGGCCAGAAGAGAAAGATCTTCCTCGACCTGTGCCGGGTCGGTCACATCGTAAATGATGCTGACACCGAACTTTGCACCGGCGATCACACGTTCGATCTGGCGGGGATTGGCCACAGAGTTGGCACGGGAAATTGCGTTTTCGGTCTTGACCTCGGTCACACCCACATTGGAAAGCTCTTTTACATTGGACAAAAAGGCATCCGCAAACTGCAGGCGGGAACGGCGCACCGGCTCCGAGGAACCGAACAGACGCAGAATGCGCTCGTCGTCCTTGTCGAAAGCAGGCATGTGTTCGATATCCTGACAGGTGCTGCGGGCCAGCAGGGTGCGCAGTTTGCCTTTCAGACTGCTGCCGGGTACGATGGGATAACCGGTATAGGGGTCACGCACCACCGGGCTGTCCACAGCACCAATGGCAGAAAAGGCAGAGGAACCGCCGATGTGCATACCGGTGCGCACTTCCAGATCGCACCGGATCAGAATTTTTCCATACATATGATTACCCCTCCTTGCCGCTAAAGTAGCAGTGGAAAGCGACCAGCGCTTCCATGTAGTGTGCAAAGCGGATCAGGTCCGCACGGTCATCGGAAATGCCTTTGAGGTATTCCAGCAGGTTTGTCTGCTTTACAAAGGTCTTTACAGTATCATCACGATTGTCACGTCCACACTCGTAAGCCACCCGGACCCGCATCAGGTTGAGCTTGACCACACTTTCGGGTCGCAGTTTCTCCTCGGTGCGGATGTTTTCCTCGTTATAGATATCTGTCACAAGGCTCAGCAGGTTGCGAATCTTGCTAGTGGTCACTTTTTTGGGCTGGCTCATGAGGCTGCGCATAATACGCTCGGCTTCGTCTACATAATCTTCCGGCACCTTTTTCGGCGTGATCTCCGGCGGCAGCTCTTTCTGCTGCCCATAGCTGCTACGGCTGTTATAGCTGCCGGAACTGCTGCGGTTTCCGTTGTAGCTGTTGCTATATCCGCTCCGGTTGTTGTTATAGCCACCGCCGCCATAGCTGCGGCCATTATCATTCAATCCTGCCATCTGTGTCGCCACCCTTTCTGTTCTGATAGACATAAATATAAATTGCGGTGATGAGCTGGTGACGCTGTACGGCATCCAATGCCCAATCCATCATGCTGTGAGAGAATTGCTCGTAAAGTTTATAACCTGGTGCATTCTTTTTGGGGGAAAGCCGCGCCAGCAGGTAAGCGTACCGTGCAAGGTTGATGCGGTCGTTTTCTGCTTCCCGCAGCAGTGCCAGAAGATTGTAGAGCATGGCGTTTCCATGCTCAGCGTTATCCTTGCCGAAGAAGCTTTGCAGGCAGCCGACCTTTTCGGTCAGGACCTTTGTACGGAATACATCCCACGCATAGATATGTCCCTGCTCCGGCTGCACCAGCAGATTGCCCTTTGCATCCCGGACTGCTTTGCGCTCCGGCGTAAACAGTGCCACTGCATTTTTGCCGGGCAGATGCTTGGCCGATTCTTCCAGCGCGGCAGTTTCCTCGGCGGAAAGCCGGATGGGGTAATGGTCATCAAAGATGCCGATGCCTGCGCTGAGGGTCAGTGCTCCGCAGGAAAATGCGGTGAAATTACGCTGGATGCGCTGTGCTGCTTCCAGAACATCGTTCCATGCGCCCACAAGGAATACATCATCGCCGCCGGCATAGACGATGCTTACATGCAAGCCCTCTAGAATGCCGTTGATGTAGCACTTGAAAAACAGCGACATCTGCCGGGAGAACGCCGAGGCGCGGGACAGGGTAACATAGTGCATCCGTTTGACAGGGTCTTTCTCGTTTTCCTGTTCAAAACCGGAGATGAAGGCATGGCCGAGGTTGTCCACATCCATACGGCAGACCGCAATGCGGCGCACGCCCTCGGACTGCCCTGCCAGTTCTTCCATGCTGTTGCTGGCGGCGTAATCGCCCACATACAGGTTGGTGCTGTAAGTAAGGCCGGTGAACGGTGCATTTTTGGTATATACACGCGCGACAGGCTCGCCGGAAGCCAGCCGTTTGCGGGCAGAGAACTGATCCGTCAGGGACAGATATTCGCTGCCGCCGTCCAGTGCAGGCAGCGTACAGTCATCGGCAGCCGAGGGCTGACGGCTTACCACCAGAACGCGCTTGTTCTGGATCTTAATGGAAAGATCTACGAACAGTTTGCACCAAGGGCAGAGATCATCCTTCAGGTTGGCACTGGTGCCGCACACCTTGCATTCCCGGCCATCCGGGTAAGCGGCGGTGCTGTTCAGCAGCCGCAGATCCTCTGCGGTATAGCGGTGGAATTTGTGCTGTTCCAGCAGCCGGTTCACCCGGCGGAACAGCTCTTTGTAGGGGCTTTTTTCAGCCGGGGTATTGGTCAGGTCGTTGCCGGAGCAGGGTGTCCATGCGTTGGCCAGAAACAGCTGGGTGCCGAACTGCTGCTGCAGCCAGCGGTTGAACTGCCGGTTCCACCGGGTCAGGGTATCGGCCACAGCGGCAGTGTTGGGCAGCAGCACATAGCAGTGTCCGCCGCCGCTGTAGATCAGGTTGGCGCGGGACACGCCGCACCCGGCCAGAAGCTCGTCCAGATAGTGCTCCATGAGCAGCTCCAGAAAGAACGACCGGCTGCGCAGGGAGCGCAGGGCGTTTTCGGTATGGACGGTATAAAGAAACTTCTGGATGCGGGAAAAATCAGCGGTATAGAGCAGAAAAGCGTCCTTCTGGCAAAAATCCTTCTCCTGCTCAAAAAGTGCCTTGCGCAGGTCGGTGATGTTGTTTGCCTGCACATATTCGCTGATGCACGCCGCAATGGCTGCGGTGGTCTTGGCGTGGTCAAACAGAGAGACATCCGGGCTTTCGCCGGTAAAGGTGCTGGACGGAAAACAGCTGAACTGCGTTTCCAGCAGACCCAGCAGCGAGTTGATCCACTCCGGCTGCGGCTGCAGATCCGGCAGACACTCGCTCAGCTTGCGCACGGCATCTGCATAAACGGAAGCGGAAAGCGGCTGCTGCGGCCGTGGCAGCTTCAGGCTGCCGTCCTGCGGCTGCGCAGGCATCATCCAACCGGGGTGGGAACCGTTCAGGTGGGTGAACACCGAGTCCAGCGGAAGATCCCGCCGGAAGGAACTGCTTTCGCCTTCGACCTCCCGGCGGTCTGCGGCGGCAGAAAGATCATCTGCCAGATAAACGATATAGGCCGGGGAATCGGCTGGCAGCGCCTTTGCTGCACCGCGCAGCGCGGCGGCGTGGTGGTAGCGCACACAGTCCAGCGCCGGGGCCCAGTCTGCGCCGGACAAAACGCCGTGCAAAAATTGGTAGCCCTGTTCACTGTGGCTGCCGCGCTGCCCACCGGCACGGTACACCGCTTTGCCGGTGTCGTGCAGCAGCCCGCCATAGGTGGACTGCAGGGTGAGAACGTTCAAAATACCATCTCCTTTACGGATTGTGGAAGAATTGCACAATAAACGGAAAGCGTATTTGTTAATTTTGTAAGAGATGCTTGGAATTGGCTTTATTATAACATATTTTGTTGCTATGTAAAAGCCGCGGCAGAGAAAATATCACAGCAGCTGCAATCGTTCCGTTCATAGAGGGACAGCCCACGGAAAACAAGAAGTTAAGGTTTGCAAAAGAAAAACTCCGCATCGTTTGGTGCGGAGTTTTTTGTCCCCTTACGGGGATGGTACTAGGTGGGAAGAAAGCCAAAAGCCCGGTAGCAGGTTTTCGCCCCCTTACGGGGATGGTACGCGTCCAATGCCGATCTACAGCGTGCCGGGCATGTTTTCGCCCCCTTACGGGGATTGCATCCGAATGACAACGCCTAAATATCCAGTTATGGAGCTTTCGCCCCCTTACGGGGATGGTACAGCTGCAGAGATCAACGCTGAGTATCAGGCTTCGTTTTCGCCCCCTTACGGGGATGGTACTAGACTGTTTAATCCTCACTCATTAGTGGTTAAGTTTTCGCCCCCTTACGGGGATGGTACAAAGAGAGGAACTGAGAATGAAATTCGCAACTAGTTTTCGCCCCCTTACGGGGATGGTACTGAAGGTTGCCGCAAGAACCTGGAAAAGGCTCAGTTTTCGCCCCCTTACGGGGATGGTACGCGGTATCCCGTGGACGCAAAAAAGGTACTCGAGTTTTCGCCCCCTTACGGGGATGGTACGTCTATGCGAGAGTTGGTGGCCCGCACTGGTCTGCTTTCGCCCCCTTACGGGGATGGTACCACGCTGTATGAGTTCAGCGAGAAGTGCAAGAAGTTTTCGCCCCCTTACGGGGATGGTACCGCAACACCTTCGCATCCAACATGAAGAATTTCGTTTTCGCCCCCTTACGGGGATGGTACGAAAGGAATCGTTATGTTTAACTTCACTAAGAAGTTTTCGCCCCCTTACGGGGATGGTACAAAAACGGATTCAGATACTACAATGTAGACTGGGTTTTCGCCCCCTTACGGGGATGGTACGCGGGTTAGTCAAGCGGCTAAGACGCTGGGTTTGTTTTCGCCCCCTTACGGGGATGGTACAAGGCAATTAGTAAGACCACACCGAATGCACAAGTTTTCGCCCCCTTACGGGGATGGTACTATTATATGGTGAAGTACTATGACTATGCGGAAGTTTTCGCCCCCTTACGGGGATGGTACTTCTACAGTTTTCATGATGCAATCACGAACGGCGTTTTCGCCCCCTTACGGGGATGGTACTGCATGACGATGCGGACTTCTACCTCAAAGATAGTTTTCGCCCCCTTACGGGGATGGTACTACTTTACTATGGCTAAAACTTTGTATGAGTTCGTTTTCGCCCCCTTACGGGGATGGTACACTAAATATATCACAGAAGATCGTAAAATGGAAGAGCTGAATGCCTGAAAACTATTCACTTTATTGGAATAAAGTGAAACCGCGCGAAAAGGACAACGATAAATCCTGAATCATTATTGTGCCGTGGAGGATAGAAAGAAAACCCTCTTTCAGGGCGAGCCATAGCGGCGGAAGCCTGCAAAGGCGAAGATGCTGCGCTTCAGGGTGCTGCCGTCCGGGTAGGTGGTCTCCTGACTCTTGCGGCGGGAGCAGGCGGCCAGCGTGGGGATGCCCGCGGCTTCCAGACGCTGGACTACCCGGTACACAAAGGTGCACTCGCCCTGACAGAGCACGGCGTCCGGGTCAAGGTGCAGGATGTGGTCGGCGTATACCGTGGCAAGGGAGTCCAGTGCGGCCTCGTCGGCGGCGGGGTCGATGGCGGGAAACGCAAGATCGACCACCGTGCCGTAGCGCTGCGCCGCCGCCTGCTGCTCGGCGCTCCACAGGGCGTAGGGGTGGTTGGAAAAGTTGATGAACATAGCGTGTACCTCCTGGTTCTTTATAAAAGACTCCCGTCCGCACAAAACGGACGGGAGTGCTGGCGCGGGGCTCACCGCTCGTCGATGCGGTGGCCAACGTTGTTGCCGGCCAGAGCGCCGGTAACGCCGCCAACGATGGCGCAGGGGATGGTGCCGGCAATGGCACCGACAGGGCCGCCCACGGCGATGCCGATGGAGGCACCCTTCACGGCGCCTGCGACGGCACCGGCTGCGGCACAGCCCAGAGTAGAGATCAGCTCAAACATGTTTTTCACCTCCTTTCACCTACCAGAAGCCCATGGCAGGGGCGCAGTTAAGGCGTAAAAAAATAAATCTGCATAAATTTTTTAAGCCATTGTAGCAGCGGTCTTTTTATGATATGATGCAGATAATGGATCTTATAAAAAGGAGTGTTGCCCTGTGCTGAAGACTTATATCACCACCGTGCCTTTGCAGGGAAAGCTGGACCCTATGCTGTACCAGCGGGAGCGGGCAGAGGCCCCCACGGCTACCTGTTTTCCCATCGTGCAGGTGATGCGGGATACCCTTGAACCCGGGGACACGGTGCAGCTGCTGGCCATCCGGCAGGAAAATGCCGATACCGCCCGCAATTATCAGCGCCTGCTGGAAGAGCTGGCACAGCTGGGCATTGCGGAACATCAGGTGCGGCAGATCGACCTGCCGGAGGATCAGTGTCCGGAAACACTGATCGGCCTGTGCCGGGATCTGGTGGATGCCCTGCCGCAGGTCACCCGGGTGTATGCCTGCATCACTTACGGATCCAAGAGCATCCCGGTGGTCACGCTGACGGCATTGACCTGCGCTGAAGCTACCCATACGGAGCTGGAAGTAGGCGGTGTGTATTATGGCGAGGTCAAGCGGGAAAACGGGCAGGTGCTCAGCGCGCGGCTTTACGATATGGCGGCACTGTATCAGCTTTCCGGGCTGGTAGGTACCATGCGCGACAGCAGGACCGCCGAACAAGTGTTCCATCAGCTGATCTGGATGAACGAGCACCGGGAGGACTGAGCAGCGATGAATGATGTGAAAACATGGGCGGACATTGATGCTTCGCCGCTGCTGCAGCTGCCGCCGGAACAGCGCAAAAAGCTGCACGATGCCAATGATGAACGGTTCCGCACGTTCTGGGCGGAATGCTTTCTGACCGCACAGACTCCCGGAAGGGGAGAGGATGCATGGAACAGCGTGGATTTCTGCAAGGCGTTTCTGGATGCGTTTGATCTTTGGGAACCGAAACCCGGGCAGACCTTCAGTATGTATCTGCGCACCGCTGTCCGTCATGCACAGGCACACGACCAGCAGCAGGAAGAAATGGCTGTGACGGGGTTCGGACGCGAGACGAACCGAAAAATCAAAAAAGCGCTGGAG is part of the Faecalibacterium sp. HTF-F genome and harbors:
- the cas10 gene encoding type III-A CRISPR-associated protein Cas10/Csm1 is translated as MNVLTLQSTYGGLLHDTGKAVYRAGGQRGSHSEQGYQFLHGVLSGADWAPALDCVRYHHAAALRGAAKALPADSPAYIVYLADDLSAAADRREVEGESSSFRRDLPLDSVFTHLNGSHPGWMMPAQPQDGSLKLPRPQQPLSASVYADAVRKLSECLPDLQPQPEWINSLLGLLETQFSCFPSSTFTGESPDVSLFDHAKTTAAIAACISEYVQANNITDLRKALFEQEKDFCQKDAFLLYTADFSRIQKFLYTVHTENALRSLRSRSFFLELLMEHYLDELLAGCGVSRANLIYSGGGHCYVLLPNTAAVADTLTRWNRQFNRWLQQQFGTQLFLANAWTPCSGNDLTNTPAEKSPYKELFRRVNRLLEQHKFHRYTAEDLRLLNSTAAYPDGRECKVCGTSANLKDDLCPWCKLFVDLSIKIQNKRVLVVSRQPSAADDCTLPALDGGSEYLSLTDQFSARKRLASGEPVARVYTKNAPFTGLTYSTNLYVGDYAASNSMEELAGQSEGVRRIAVCRMDVDNLGHAFISGFEQENEKDPVKRMHYVTLSRASAFSRQMSLFFKCYINGILEGLHVSIVYAGGDDVFLVGAWNDVLEAAQRIQRNFTAFSCGALTLSAGIGIFDDHYPIRLSAEETAALEESAKHLPGKNAVALFTPERKAVRDAKGNLLVQPEQGHIYAWDVFRTKVLTEKVGCLQSFFGKDNAEHGNAMLYNLLALLREAENDRINLARYAYLLARLSPKKNAPGYKLYEQFSHSMMDWALDAVQRHQLITAIYIYVYQNRKGGDTDGRIE
- the csm4 gene encoding type III-A CRISPR-associated RAMP protein Csm4 translates to MNYFLFKLQFDTAVHFGGADSALSLYTSEETLRADTLFSALCHETLVQHGEEALEQLCAQVRQGKFLLSDTMPWYGETFYLPKPIAASESTEEVETTLRKKVKKLAWIPVLEFDRYARSLHEGHFTPDEQPESFGTHYEQTKAAVPMQGDTMPYQVGLFRFAPDCGLYFICGFTEDGQDEDLEYLLDWLGATGIGGKVSSGYGKFHVVDKIYLNEPFDDQTEWMYHALSSEHAPYLLLSTSLPQTDELDHALEGASFQLVRRSGFMASDRVETPLKKKTQYALSAGSVLQNRYQGALYDVGLSDVHPVYRYSKPIFMGVTL
- the csm5 gene encoding type III-A CRISPR-associated RAMP protein Csm5, producing MIQQDHLQIFDLTLNVWAPLFVGNGSSYTKKEYMYNTRNGKVSFLDEQKFFSFLVEHDLVDKYGQFMLSEQSNLWAFLTKDCGISDAELKTLTRYQIEVGDALDAEHSLKEIHAFQRDAQGHAYIPGSSIKGALRTAWLLSAVLADRSTGHSLEQNRRAAFPEEKYVNQLHLHGSIASDAVNSIFRGIQVSDSAPIPDAQMVLVGKFDALVNGSFAKGSNRGIPMCRECAASGTKVRFKLTLDQSVLKGRITKESLLEAIQQFDTYYEQTYSRHFTPPSGAVNLPQQPHLILGGGSGFFAKSLAYPYLGEEEGLRWTAEQMKQMFRNHKHERDAENGISPHTMKYARFRGRLYPYGYCGVSIL
- the csm2 gene encoding type III-A CRISPR-associated protein Csm2 encodes the protein MAGLNDNGRSYGGGGYNNNRSGYSNSYNGNRSSSGSYNSRSSYGQQKELPPEITPKKVPEDYVDEAERIMRSLMSQPKKVTTSKIRNLLSLVTDIYNEENIRTEEKLRPESVVKLNLMRVRVAYECGRDNRDDTVKTFVKQTNLLEYLKGISDDRADLIRFAHYMEALVAFHCYFSGKEG
- the csm3 gene encoding type III-A CRISPR-associated RAMP protein Csm3; translation: MYGKILIRCDLEVRTGMHIGGSSAFSAIGAVDSPVVRDPYTGYPIVPGSSLKGKLRTLLARSTCQDIEHMPAFDKDDERILRLFGSSEPVRRSRLQFADAFLSNVKELSNVGVTEVKTENAISRANSVANPRQIERVIAGAKFGVSIIYDVTDPAQVEEDLSLLAKGMKLLQMDYLGGHGSRGSGRVSLKNFALEGYGAQADLSRLKSLFDEVDSYELFSV
- a CDS encoding TM1812 family CRISPR-associated protein; amino-acid sequence: MLKTYITTVPLQGKLDPMLYQRERAEAPTATCFPIVQVMRDTLEPGDTVQLLAIRQENADTARNYQRLLEELAQLGIAEHQVRQIDLPEDQCPETLIGLCRDLVDALPQVTRVYACITYGSKSIPVVTLTALTCAEATHTELEVGGVYYGEVKRENGQVLSARLYDMAALYQLSGLVGTMRDSRTAEQVFHQLIWMNEHRED